The proteins below come from a single Salmo trutta unplaced genomic scaffold, fSalTru1.1, whole genome shotgun sequence genomic window:
- the LOC115185014 gene encoding uncharacterized protein LOC115185014: MSLHLCQAARLPLYNQEAALLPPGGCPSTTRRLPFYNQEDALLQPGGCPSTTRRLPFYNQEAALLPPGGCPSTTRRLPFYNQEAALLQPGGCPSTTRRMPFYNQEDALLQPGGCPSTTRRLPFYNQEAALPQPGGCPSTTRRRPFHNQEAALPQPGGCPSTTRRMPFHNQEAAILQPGGCPSTTRRLPFYNHEDALPQPGGCPSTTRRMPFHNQEDALPQPGGCHSTTRSLPFYHQEAALLQPGGCSSTTRRMPFHNQEDALLQPAGCPSTTRRLPLYNQEAALLQPGGCPSTTSRLPFHNQEAALLQPGGCPSTTRRMPFHNQEAALPQPGGCPSTTRRMPFYNQEDALLQPGGCHSSAHNILSLFKGCTDSKTET; the protein is encoded by the coding sequence ATGAGCCTCCATCTATGTCAGGCAGCCAGGCTGCCACTCTACAACCAGGAGGCTGCCCTTCTACCACCAGGAGGATGCCCTTCTACAACCAGGAGGCTGCCCTTCTACAACCAGGAGGATGCCCTTCTACAACCAGGAGGCTGCCCTTCTACAACCAGGAGGCTGCCCTTCTACAACCAGGAGGCTGCCCTTCTACCACCAGGAGGATGCCCTTCTACAACCAGGAGGCTGCCCTTCTACAACCAGGAGGCTGCCCTTCTACAACCAGGAGGCTGCCCTTCTACAACCAGGAGGATGCCCTTCTACAACCAGGAGGATGCCCTTCTACAACCAGGAGGCTGCCCTTCTACAACCAGGAGGCTGCCCTTCTACAACCAGGAGGCTGCTCTTCCACAACCAGGAGGCTGCCCTTCCACAACCAGGAGGCGGCCCTTCCACAACCAGGAGGCTGCCCTTCCACAACCAGGAGGATGCCCTTCCACAACCAGGAGGATGCCCTTCCACAACCAGGAGGCTGCCATTCTACAACCAGGAGGCTGCCCTTCTACCACCAGGAGGCTGCCCTTCTACAACCATGAGGATGCCCTTCCACAACCAGGAGGCTGCCCTTCCACAACCAGGAGGATGCCCTTCCACAACCAGGAGGATGCCCTTCCACAACCAGGAGGCTGCCATTCTACAACCAGGAGTCTGCCCTTCTACCACCAGGAGGCTGCCCTTCTACAACCAGGAGGCTGCTCTTCCACAACCAGGAGGATGCCCTTCCACAACCAGGAGGATGCCCTTCTACAACCAGCAGGCTGCCCTTCTACAACCAGGAGGCTGCCCTTATACAACCAGGAGGCTGCCCTTCTACAACCAGGAGGCTGCCCTTCTACAACCAGTAGGCTGCCCTTCCACAACCAGGAGGCTGCCCTTCTACAACCAGGAGGATGCCCTTCTACAACCAGGAGGATGCCCTTCCACAACCAGGAGGCTGCCCTTCCACAACCAGGAGGCTGCCCTTCTACAACCAGGAGGATGCCCTTCTACAACCAGGAGGATGCCCTTCTACAACCAGGAGGATGTCATTCCAGCGCACACAATATTCTCTCGCTTTTCAAGGGCTGCACTGATTCCAAGACAGAGACATAA